A segment of the Centropristis striata isolate RG_2023a ecotype Rhode Island chromosome 15, C.striata_1.0, whole genome shotgun sequence genome:
tgtttttttccccaaaagttatgaaaataaaacctgaCTGAAGTGCTAAAAGATggaaaacatgatgcagatatatattttatgtttgtttgtttcatataTTAATGTGaggtaaatctaaaaaaaaatggaaaaatacatgctagaatagaaataaatgtattcttatttattcttaaattaataaatataaatattgttgaataaaaaaatgcctaaataaataaacctgaaataaatacttaaatacaCATTCTcgaaattattaaataattaattcaatgaataaaaagttagataaataaataaataaatgcaaaaataaatacttaaacattcttaaataaataaataaataaattaattaattaacaaaaatattgtttaaaaaatgcttaaatatatattaagataatgctcaaataaataataaaataaacattcttaaaattaacaaataattagatgaataaataaaaagtaagatgaataaatgaattaatgcaaaaataaatacttaaacattcttaaataaacatcattgttgaataaaaatgcttaaatatatattaagatAATGctcaaatatataataaaataaacattctttaaattaataaataattagataaataaataaaataataaataaatacaaaaatgaatggataaaaaatacttaaataaacattcttaaataaataaataaaaatattgttgaataaaaatgcttaaataaataaacctgacATAAATgctcaaataaatacataaatacacattcttaaaatgaataaataattcaatcaataaataaaaagttagataaataaatgcaaaaataaagacTAACATTCTTAAATAtgcttaaatatatattaagataatactcaaataaataataaaataaagatttttaaaattaataaataaaataaataaatagctaaataaaaaaagaaatgataaaaaaagaaattcttaaataaatacttaaatagAAACATtctcaaatgaataaataaaaatattgtttacgTAACTGAATTGTTTGTATTGTTTAATAACTGtacttatatttatattttattttattttagatccATTTGTTAGCATattaatttaagtttatttttgagCAGATGAAGCTGCTGAACCGACACGTTTGGACTCGTTTTAAACtaactggaggaaaaaaaactgcaataaaagtTTTAATACTGCACTTTACAAATACTCTCtatataatattttgtattttctataTTAGATAATCAAAATAAATCGCACTGCGAAAAGCAACAAAACGACTCAATTCAACTTGTTGTTCTTtattgaataaaaatataaaaactcacAGGAAACAAAAAGTTTAATGAGTAAagtttcagaaaacaaacaaagtcacAAACTTTCtgatcaaaacataaaacaaaagatTCTGAATTAGTTTAATAAACTACAAAGAGTAAAAATCTGCTGCAggaatatttaaatacatttacaggaaaaaaagatgaaatcaCTCATGTCTGCACATTAggctgttagcttagcataaagcttagcttagcataaagagaAAACACCAGTTAGCATGTTAATCAGTTTCTGAGCAGCTGTCAGTTttacctgtttccagtctttatgctaagctaggctagcagtttccacctgtttccagtcattatgctaagctaagctagcagTTTCCACCTGTTTCCAGATTGAATGCCAAGCTAGCAGTTTccacctgtttccagtcttacTGCTAAGCTAACAATTTCTGCCTTTttgcagtctttatgctaagctaaactagCAGTTTCCACCTGCTTCCAGTcttgatgctaagctaagctagcagtttccacctgtttccagtcttgatgctaagctaagctagcagTTTCCATCTGTTTCCAGtaattatgctaagctaagctagcagTTTCCATCTGTTTCCACTCATTATGCTAAGATAAGCTAACAATTTCTGCCTGTTTCCagtcattatgctaagctaagctagcagTTTCCATCTGTTTCCActcattatgctaagctaagctagcagTTTCCATGTTCCACTcgttatgctaagctaagctagcagTTTCCATCTGTTTTCActcattatgctaagctaagctaacaattTCTGcccgtttccagtctttatgctaagctaagctagcagTTTCAACCTGTTTCCAGttttttgcttcatttgatctttttttcctctgagcTTCATAAACACAAGTCTtcagctgaacacacacacacacacacacacacagacacacacacacacacacacacagcttcataAACTGGTCCTTCAGCTCTGAAGAGAGAGACGATATCAAATAACGTCTGTAACCTCTGAGATTCATCGTcctaaaacacaaagtgttCTTTCATTCCTTCTATAAAAACAAACGTTTGTCTTTTGGCCTCCAGTGTGAAAacttgaacagaaaataaaaacaaacacaatagaAAAACATTCACATCAGTTTAAGTTCTCCAGTCTCTGtagaaatgttttacatttagattttttagtGACAAAATGTTTCAAGTCTGAAGGTTTTGAAATGAGAATTAAAGCGAATAAAGTGCAATGAAtggaaaaaagaataaatctggttatattttggatttttcttaATGTCAACAAACCCATAAAAAGTTACTGATGATAAACAAAAGTTTAAGAATCTCTATATCTACGCAGGTGAACagggtcattttttaaacttatagatatcaccatgaaacttccccagtttgttatttacattaagacacttttttttttgcattacaagttttctgaaatgttatgtgtagatatgcaaatgaggcgtgGATTGATTAAATATGcgctcatttgcatatattttgagGAGATAAATTTGAacattggcaaaaaaaaaaaaggagcaaatttaaaaagttattattttattttgttgatatattagatttaAAGATTTTACAGAAGGAATTGGGAAAtgtcattttatcatttaattaatcagaaaatactgtcaaaaagtcataaaaacatacattttcgtcatgtttttatgaataaaaagtttATAAATTAggtatgaattattgtaaaaagCTTCAGAATGTAGTTAGAGATAAATCTGGTCAGTTTGGTGTCTgaaagtggagctgaagttgagatttatgagaaaaagctcattttgagaaaacggcctttaTAGGTTTTTATACTCCAGGTGAATAGGGTCATTCTTTAAACTTATAGATATCATCATGAAACTTcctcagtttgttatttacagttAGACAaagtttttttgcattacaagttttctgaaatgttatgtctagatatgcaaatgaggcgtgggctcattaaatatgcgctaatttgcatatatattccaggacataaatctgaacatttgataaagcaaatttaaaagttcttattttattttgttgatgtaTTAAAGTTTTTCGACAAAAGGAAATTGGAAAATCTCATATTATCATTTAATTagtcagaaaatactgtcaaaagtcataaaaatgataaattttggtcatgtttttaggaacaaaatgttataAATCAGCATATGAATGATTGAATGTAGTCAAGTATAAAACATTTTGGTGTCTgaaagtggagctgaagttgacttttatgaagaaaaactcattttgagtAAATGGCCTTTATAGGTTTTTATACTTTCTGAATGTAAATTGATATTTGAAGAGAAAATATTGACTCTAATTGATAAAGAACGTGTAAAACAGGAGAGTGGAGCGTTCTAACGGAGGTTCAGATGCTGCGTTAGAACGACAACTTTAGTGAATTTCTGAGAAatttaaaatatagtaaaatatttctaaaagtttccttaaaaaatagatatttcaCTCTGCAGTCGCGTCACTGTTGAGTTCTCAGGTGACTCGgtgagtgtttttgtttgtgtgacctgaaaaataatgcagcttattaattatttaaagagTCTCAGGTGTTCGCAGGTTCTCACCTCagctactgtaaaaaataaatttaaaaaaaacactgacagacaCATCGGCCTCAGAAAGAACATTTCAGATTAAGTCTGGATTATAAATTGTCTCCAAAAGagaaaatttttttaaaaatgataaaattgtTGTATGAAGTTAGTTATCAAATCTGTTGCAcgagtttttagtttgtttcttgttgttgtaaatCCTGAatataaaaatctttttatttaaaggaaagttttcttattttactaGACATCTGTATGAAGGAcgaaaaataaaatgagtagaaattaaatgtataaagaaaaaaaaatatacaaagaaatgcaaaaaatatgggaattccttattttaacatccattttattatttatttctgtatttttgtatttagttGATTTATCTCTccactttcatttatttaattaattattttctttctttttttacatttccaaatgtatttatttattaatttagaaatgtatttttccttgcttattttatacttatttctacatttatagattaatttctgtggaaataaatcaaatacattaattttttgtctctttgtaccATTTAAAATATCTGTAGTGGTTTTATTTcactttgcagctgttttgtgtctctctggaGTCATTTCAAGtttatttaaagatattttatgTCTCTGAAATCGTTTTAGTCTCTTTGTCAGCCTTATATTTCTTTTTCTAGTTTCATGTTGTATTGTTGGTAATTTCACGTCTCTCTGAAGatgatttatgtgtttttgtcacCACTTTATgagtctttgtagttgttttgtgtgtctttgctgAAATTCTTTGACTCTGTTGTCAGTTCAGTCGTTAATCTGTGTTAGAAAGTGTTAAAAAGGAGTTGGTTTGAACTCTTGAAAACCTCTCGGACGCTTAAATATTTAGTGTAAATTCTGTCGTGTGAGAGCTGACGGACTGTCAGACCACAGGCCTTTTTAGAAAGTGCACATACAGTTTGAGGACTACAGCACGGAGCAGTCTGAACTACAAAGTCCAGACAGGAAACACaaacctcctcttcttcttcttcttcttcttcttcctctgtctctctcagctgATGATGAAGACTCTCGGCCCTTCGTCTCTCATCGGAGGAAGACTTTCTATCATCATGTTGTCCATCAGTCCGTATTTATCCTCTTTTTtactccttcctcctcctcctcctcctcctccccctcctcctcctcctcctccatcatcatTGGGTGAAACTTCCTCTGCAAGCCCCGCCCTCTCCACCGGCTGAGAGAGCTGATTGGTCAGCTGCTTCATGGTCATCTGAAAGCACCAGAGAACGTTTTATTGTGGTGGACAGACCAGTTAGCATCACAGTCAGTGGAAGctaaagatattttttgcacaaacttctactttttatatttaataaaagaagccatcatccatccttccatccatccatccatccttcctccatccatccatccatccatccatccatccatcctccatccatccatccatcctccatccatctatccatccatccatccatccatccttcctccatccatccatccatccatccatccatccatccatccatccctatcttcctccatccatccatctatccatccttccatccatccatccatccatccatccatccttcttccatccatccatccatccatccatccttcctccatccatccctatcttccttcatccatccatccatccatccatcatccatccatccatccatccatccatccatccatccatccatctatacatACATCCATCATCATTAAAATCAAGTCTTCATCTCCTGATTGTCTTAAACAAACTTCACAACCATCCTTCCAACAGTTATTGACACGTTTCTCACTGAACCAAAGTCTGTCTGTATAAACTCCGTCATATTAAAGGGGGCGGGACCACCAACCTGCAGCTCCTTGAAGAGGTGCAGCATGGCCACGCCCACCACGATGACCAGGAAGGCCCCCAGCGTCGTGACCACGTCCACCACCGCCATGCTCCTCCACTCCTGGAACAGGATGATGGAGGTGGACAGAACCACGGAGGTGAAGAGGACGTAGTAGATCGGGTAGACCAGCAGCGTGTTGAAGGTGTCCAGAGACTTGTTCAAGTAGTTCACCTGAGGACCATAAGATGGACAGGTCAGACTCGTATAACTCTGACAACTTTCTGacttttatattttctatacTGCAGCAAAAAACGAGGACACAGTGAATAAAAAAGTGctgaaactgcttgttggggttcaggaATCCCTCTTCCTGTCAGAAGTTACAGCTCACCTGTGTGACGATGGAGACGACGAGGGTGAACAGCAGGATCCAGGTGAGAGGTTTAGCAAGAACTGAAACATCATAAAccactaaaaacacacagagagaaacagatggTTAGAAAATTGTCAGAGTCAATATGGAAAAATTATCAATGCAGCAAGTCAGAGATACAGGAGGACCTACACTTCCCAAAACACAACCCGTCCaggttttttgtaaattattttcagtttctgcagtttgaaaatctgttttttactaatttttctTGTGAGCGAAACTCGTCTACCAACAAACAGAACAGGAGAAGCCTTATATGGACTGTTGTACTGTTGATGGTAATGATGAAGCTGAACTTCTGGAGTTTGTCTAAGAGTCTGGTGGATCTAcagctcaaaaaatgactaaatccAGTGAAAATGAATTGGCAACTATTTTTTATAATCAATCAATTATGTCACTTTTTAAGTATAATAAAACTCTGGTAGCAGTTTGTTTTAGTCGTTTTCGTTACCTAGAGGCTCTTGAggctttttttcatgtttcgtGAAGCGACAATTAATAATTAAACTAATTGTAAAAAGCTGAACTCGACTATGAGTGAGACTGATGGGAAAAATCAGGAAagatttgtgataaaaataaaatcaattattgaattgtttttgttgtggagAAGCTGGAAGAGTTCATGGATCTAGAAGAAGTTTAAGCATCACTTCCTCTTGATCTGAGCAGAGCAGCTTTATTCTTTTGTTTTAACTTCCAGGCTTCAGTGTGTGCATCATctaaacatccatccatccatccatccatccatccatccatcatccatccatccatccatccatccatgcattcatcatccatatatccatccatccatcatccatatatccatccatccatcatcaatatatctatccatccatccatgcatccatcattcatatatccatccatccatcatccatatatctatccatccatccatccatccatccatccatccgtccgtccatccatccatccatccgtccgtccatccatccatccatccatccatccatccatccgtccatccatcaatccatccgtccgtccgtccatccatcaatccatccatccatccgtccatccatcatccatatatccatccatccatccatccatccatccatccgtccatccatcaatccatccgtccatccatcaatccatccatccgtccatccatcatccatatatctatccatccatccatccatccatcaatccatccatccgtccatccatcatccatatatccatccatccatccatccggcGTTTTCTCTCTCACCTGTGTTGATGACGATGCCGAGGCCCTTCACCGAGGCCACGGTGAAGGCTCCGAGCAGCGAGCAGATGCTGATGTAGATGAAGATGTTGGAGTGACCGAACCGAGGAGAGAAATAAAATATGAGCACGGCACAGAGCACCAGCACCACCGCCACGAACACCAGgaaacctgacacacacacacacacacacacacacacacacacagaggacacagTAATTACTGACACCAGCAGCatcttatttaaccctctgaaccaacAACCTGCCACTGGGACTTTTACTTCGGGCCGACAACTCAAACTAAACTGACTTGTAAACTTTGTTAACTGGCTGCTTCACTGTTTTCATGTGTTGTTGTGGAAGagacatttttaaccttttgagAACACATTTGATAATGAAAACAGGATGTGTTCTCTGTCAGCTGGGGAATGTTTGGACTATATTTGAATGAATTATAATGTTTTGTTAAGATGGATGTGATGGATTTAACAGACTGCAACAGCATTCAGTATATTTGCATGACTGGAGCATGTTTGGCCTTCTAGGGTTCTCTGTAAGTTTATTATGCTTATGTGGTTTTTCTACAGGTAATAAAAGgatttaagaaagaaaaagttattttcaacTAAAGAAAGTCGTGTTTATACCAAAGATTTATTTTGGggcacattttaaatgagacatcaatagaataaatatgaaatatcaaTGTTTTTATCTTAGATTTGGTGATTTCTCATGAAGTTCATCACTCGATTCATTCAAAGACCGTCAGAAATGTGAAAGTCCAAAGTTTTTACTGATTCTTGCCTTGgaaaattttgtaattttgccgttttgtttgtttgtttgctgtttaaAGAACATTTGCTTTTCAAAGCAGTTGAGGCTGATTGAACGTCATCGGTTCATAAACTAAAATATTGACCTGATGAAAAGTCACATGATCTCCAAAGTAACTATGACGTATGAATGTTACAACTACCCATAATAACTCCACAGGAACTCACCAGGCTCTAGCAGCTTGTTGGTCATATCCTgcagtgatgtcacttcctgttcctGTGGCGCGTGGATAACCAACAATACACTTCCCAGAATGCACAGCAGGCAGCCGAGCTTCCCGACCACATTCAACACCTCCCCCAGCAGGTGGGAGGACAGAACTGCACTGAAGCACagcaaacagaaatattttatatatataatatcatacatctcattattatatttgtctgtGTGAACTACAACTATTAACTACAACTATGGCTACCTGATGAGGACACTCAGAGCGCCCAGCGGGGTCACCAGCGTGGCCGGAGCGAACATGTAGGCGGCAAAGTTGCAGACCTCTCCAACTCCCActgcagaaagagacag
Coding sequences within it:
- the nipal4 gene encoding magnesium transporter NIPA4, translating into MRDVLLDNQTCSNGSEVRLWCGSQSAVCSLSAGHTPFYTHLDNNTHITVVQPDRYNPWLGLTLALLSALLIAVSVTLKKKALLRLARNGQTRAGDGGHGYLKDWLWWGGLLTMGVGEVCNFAAYMFAPATLVTPLGALSVLISAVLSSHLLGEVLNVVGKLGCLLCILGSVLLVIHAPQEQEVTSLQDMTNKLLEPGFLVFVAVVLVLCAVLIFYFSPRFGHSNIFIYISICSLLGAFTVASVKGLGIVINTVVYDVSVLAKPLTWILLFTLVVSIVTQVNYLNKSLDTFNTLLVYPIYYVLFTSVVLSTSIILFQEWRSMAVVDVVTTLGAFLVIVVGVAMLHLFKELQMTMKQLTNQLSQPVERAGLAEEVSPNDDGGGGGGGGGGGGGGGRSKKEDKYGLMDNMMIESLPPMRDEGPRVFIIS